A segment of the Rhizobium sp. ZPR4 genome:
CCCCGTACGCGTCAAAAGCTTTCAGCACGTTTATTTTGAGGAAAATTTACCGCGCCCCAAAAATCGCAGAACCGACGCGAACGCTCGTCGCGCCGAAAGCAACGGCGGTTTCATAGTCGCTCGACATGCCCATGGAGAGCTTTTCGACGCCGGCCCGATCGGCAAGCTTTGCAAGCAGGGCGAAATGCGGTCCCGGATTTTCCTCCGCCGGCGGGATGCACATCAGACCCTCGATCGAAAGTCCAAGCTCCTTGCGGCAAAGCTCGACAAAAGCGACTGTATCATCCGGTGTGATGCCTGCTTTTTGCGGCTCCAGCCCGGTATTGACTTGCACGTATAGCCTGACGGCCTTGCCCTGCCGCTTCATTTCTTCCGCCAGAGCCCGCGCGATCTTTTCACGGTCGACGGTTTCGATGACGTCGAACAACGCCACAGCGTCGGCCGCCTTGTTCGA
Coding sequences within it:
- a CDS encoding YggS family pyridoxal phosphate-dependent enzyme is translated as MELQERLNEVRSHIAAAERQAGRAAGSVQLVAVSKTFDADQIRPAISAGQRVFGENRVQESQGKWPELKAETPGIELHLIGPLQSNKAADAVALFDVIETVDREKIARALAEEMKRQGKAVRLYVQVNTGLEPQKAGITPDDTVAFVELCRKELGLSIEGLMCIPPAEENPGPHFALLAKLADRAGVEKLSMGMSSDYETAVAFGATSVRVGSAIFGAR